The following are encoded in a window of Bradyrhizobium sp. WBOS07 genomic DNA:
- a CDS encoding DUF3606 domain-containing protein yields the protein MAAAKKSKTARGRKQDRARVAGGQDYEVQYEAKKTGKSAPAVKKAVKKVGNARKRVEKRLGR from the coding sequence ATGGCGGCAGCGAAGAAGAGCAAAACGGCGCGCGGACGAAAGCAGGACCGGGCGCGGGTGGCAGGCGGGCAGGACTACGAAGTGCAGTACGAGGCGAAGAAGACCGGAAAGTCGGCGCCGGCGGTGAAAAAGGCCGTCAAAAAGGTCGGCAACGCGCGCAAGCGGGTGGAGAAACGGCTAGGCCGCTGA
- the ligD gene encoding non-homologous end-joining DNA ligase yields MSRMSTLPKRLQPMLATLTEAPFDDPSWVFEDKYDGFRMIAEIRRGKVALYSRNGKIISRSYIEVAKALEGVKGDAVIDGELVAIGKDGVSHFQLLQNALRHEAKLLYCAFDLMFENAADLRNHPLLERKKRLKAILPRDKLIAFSHHRKANGMKFFAEAERKGLEGVMAKRADSAYASGSRTADWLKIKTAKRQEVVIAGFTAPRRTRPYFGALVLAVREDDTWRYIGHVGTGFSHKVLEDLHAKLVKLTIPKSPFPAKVKDEAATTWVKPSLVAEVKFAQWTSKGELRQPVYLGLRSDKRAKDVVRERERPRK; encoded by the coding sequence ATGAGCCGGATGTCGACCCTGCCCAAGCGCCTGCAGCCGATGCTTGCTACGCTTACCGAGGCGCCGTTCGACGACCCCAGCTGGGTTTTCGAGGACAAGTACGACGGCTTCCGGATGATCGCGGAAATCCGGCGGGGCAAAGTTGCGCTCTACAGCCGCAACGGCAAGATAATCAGCCGCAGCTATATTGAGGTCGCCAAAGCGCTGGAGGGCGTGAAGGGCGACGCCGTGATCGATGGTGAGCTTGTCGCGATCGGTAAGGATGGCGTCTCACATTTCCAGTTGCTTCAAAACGCGCTGCGCCATGAGGCGAAGCTGCTGTACTGCGCCTTCGATCTCATGTTTGAGAACGCAGCGGACTTGCGCAACCACCCCCTCCTCGAGCGGAAGAAGCGGTTGAAGGCAATACTGCCGCGCGACAAGTTGATCGCCTTCAGCCATCACCGCAAAGCGAACGGCATGAAATTCTTCGCCGAGGCCGAGCGGAAGGGTCTGGAAGGCGTCATGGCGAAGCGCGCCGACAGCGCGTATGCGTCCGGAAGCCGGACGGCGGATTGGCTGAAGATCAAGACAGCAAAGCGGCAGGAAGTGGTGATCGCGGGCTTCACGGCGCCGAGGCGTACAAGACCATACTTCGGCGCCCTGGTCCTCGCCGTGCGGGAAGACGACACATGGCGCTATATCGGACATGTTGGCACTGGCTTCAGCCACAAGGTCCTGGAAGACCTCCACGCCAAGCTCGTGAAGCTGACGATCCCGAAATCACCCTTCCCTGCCAAAGTGAAGGACGAGGCCGCCACGACCTGGGTCAAGCCCTCGTTGGTCGCCGAGGTCAAATTTGCGCAGTGGACGAGCAAGGGCGAACTGCGCCAGCCCGTCTACCTCGGGCTCAGGTCCGACAAGCGGGCGAAGGATGTCGTGCGTGAGCGAGAACGTCCGCGCAAGTAG
- a CDS encoding NUDIX domain-containing protein — MAAVKKTSRRSTLSAGILAYRKGGARGLEVLLVHPGGPFWREKDDGAWSIPKGEIDANDVPENVAQREFAEELGPSASIGPLQALGEVRQRGGKRVIAFGGEGHFDPAALTSNTFDVEWPPRSGRRQSFPEVDRAEWFDIELARTKMLSAQVEFLDRLLAISAESVGK, encoded by the coding sequence ATGGCTGCGGTGAAAAAGACTTCCAGGAGATCGACCTTGAGCGCGGGCATTCTCGCATACCGCAAGGGAGGAGCTCGGGGGCTCGAGGTTCTGCTCGTTCATCCCGGCGGTCCGTTCTGGCGTGAGAAGGATGATGGCGCCTGGTCCATTCCAAAGGGCGAAATCGATGCCAATGATGTTCCGGAGAACGTTGCTCAACGAGAATTTGCCGAAGAACTCGGCCCGAGCGCTTCGATTGGTCCACTCCAGGCGCTGGGGGAGGTCCGACAGCGAGGAGGCAAGCGCGTCATCGCATTCGGCGGCGAGGGACACTTTGATCCGGCAGCACTGACCAGCAATACCTTCGATGTCGAATGGCCGCCTCGAAGCGGTCGACGGCAGAGCTTTCCCGAAGTCGACCGCGCGGAATGGTTTGATATCGAGTTAGCGCGGACCAAGATGCTGTCCGCTCAGGTAGAGTTTCTCGATCGTCTTTTGGCGATCTCGGCTGAGAGCGTCGGGAAATGA
- a CDS encoding metallophosphoesterase family protein: MMFRIGVISDTHGLLRSEAERGLTGVDHIIHAGDMGRPEIVDALRRIAPVTAVRGNVDSGKWARDYPDTKLVRLAGKSIYVLHDLKTLKTDLGAGFDVIVSGHSHVPKIDTVGGILYLNPGSAGPRRFKLPITFATLELTPDGMRPEIHDLGGE, encoded by the coding sequence ATGATGTTCAGGATTGGAGTCATTTCGGACACGCACGGCCTGTTGAGGTCCGAGGCGGAGCGAGGCCTGACGGGCGTCGATCACATCATTCATGCCGGCGACATGGGACGCCCCGAGATCGTCGACGCGCTTCGCCGGATCGCACCCGTCACGGCCGTTCGTGGAAACGTGGACAGTGGCAAGTGGGCTCGCGACTACCCCGACACGAAACTCGTCCGTCTGGCAGGTAAGTCGATCTACGTTCTGCACGACCTGAAGACGCTGAAGACCGATCTCGGCGCCGGCTTCGACGTCATCGTCTCCGGGCATTCCCACGTACCGAAGATCGACACGGTCGGTGGCATTCTCTACCTGAATCCCGGCAGCGCGGGACCTCGGCGTTTCAAGCTGCCGATCACGTTTGCGACGCTCGAACTCACGCCTGACGGCATGCGACCGGAAATCCACGACCTTGGAGGCGAGTGA
- the ligD gene encoding non-homologous end-joining DNA ligase, which yields MAFQRNKPAAIGVKAPFPAFIEPALASSTEKVPSGERWIHEIKFDGYRVQVHLANETAKISTRRGHDWTHRFKKVAHDAWRIKANSAVVDGEIVVPAADGTTDFSVLQNELKGKSRSIVLVAFDLLYLNGRDIRKLPLFQRKAELKKILTGTDIQFSESFAIDGREMFAHACKLGLEGVVSKVRDGAYPAGRTNDWVKKTCVQRETLTIAGFALDGTKWDGIYVGRRKGDDLIYAGKVDHGFDKASAADLQKRLKPLIRKTQPYAKRIAHKGIWVEPKLLAEIEYRAKSAEGKVRHPFFRGLREDL from the coding sequence GTGGCGTTTCAGCGTAACAAGCCGGCGGCTATCGGCGTCAAGGCGCCTTTCCCCGCCTTCATCGAACCGGCCCTGGCATCCTCGACAGAGAAAGTGCCGTCGGGAGAGCGCTGGATCCACGAAATCAAGTTCGACGGCTACCGTGTTCAGGTCCATCTGGCCAACGAGACGGCGAAGATCTCCACCCGGCGCGGCCACGATTGGACGCACCGCTTCAAGAAGGTCGCTCATGACGCCTGGCGGATCAAGGCGAACTCTGCGGTGGTGGACGGCGAGATCGTGGTGCCAGCTGCCGATGGCACGACCGACTTCTCGGTCCTGCAGAACGAGCTCAAGGGTAAGTCGAGGAGCATCGTGCTCGTGGCGTTCGATCTGCTCTATCTGAACGGCCGAGATATCCGGAAGCTACCGCTTTTTCAGCGCAAGGCCGAACTCAAGAAGATCCTGACCGGCACCGACATCCAGTTCAGCGAAAGCTTCGCGATAGACGGCCGCGAGATGTTTGCGCACGCCTGCAAGCTTGGCCTCGAAGGTGTCGTCTCGAAGGTCCGGGACGGCGCCTATCCGGCCGGACGCACGAATGACTGGGTCAAGAAGACCTGCGTGCAGCGTGAGACCCTGACTATTGCGGGTTTCGCGCTCGATGGAACGAAGTGGGACGGCATCTACGTCGGCCGGCGTAAGGGCGACGATCTAATATACGCCGGGAAGGTGGACCATGGATTCGACAAGGCATCAGCCGCCGACCTTCAGAAGCGTCTGAAGCCGCTGATCCGCAAGACGCAGCCTTATGCAAAGCGGATTGCGCACAAAGGAATCTGGGTCGAGCCCAAGCTGCTGGCCGAGATAGAGTACCGTGCAAAATCAGCGGAGGGAAAAGTCCGTCATCCCTTCTTCAGGGGGCTTCGGGAGGATCTGTAA